In Paenibacillus sp. FSL M7-0420, a single genomic region encodes these proteins:
- a CDS encoding DMT family transporter, whose translation MNRSRIADLSLLLVAMMWGCTFLIVQSAVRVLPPLAFNSIRFTGAAVLLALITAVFYRQEWRKLSLRMVMHALLLGLFLFLGYGFQTVGLLYTTTSNTGFITGLSVVLVPFLSLALLKTAISRYTWVSAGLAAGGLYLLTFTGSAFSLNKGDGLILLCAVAFALQIAYTGRYAPRYPALPLAALQLGFVGLLSIAASLLVDGSGPLLHSGELLRQPEVLSAMLISIGPTSAFAFWIQTACQKYTTPSRVAIIYAMEPVFAAVTGLLFGGETLGVSALLGCGCILAAMLLAELSPAPSGTQAEG comes from the coding sequence GTGAATCGCTCCCGAATCGCCGATCTAAGTCTGCTACTGGTGGCGATGATGTGGGGATGCACGTTTCTGATCGTGCAGTCCGCCGTACGGGTGCTGCCGCCGCTTGCCTTTAACAGCATCCGGTTTACAGGTGCCGCCGTGCTGCTGGCCTTGATTACCGCTGTCTTCTACCGCCAGGAATGGCGCAAGCTAAGCTTGCGCATGGTGATGCATGCCCTGCTGCTGGGCCTCTTCCTGTTCCTTGGCTACGGCTTCCAGACCGTGGGGCTGCTGTACACCACCACCTCCAACACGGGATTTATCACCGGGCTGTCGGTGGTGCTGGTCCCGTTCCTGTCTCTGGCACTGCTGAAGACGGCCATCTCCAGATATACCTGGGTGAGTGCCGGGCTTGCAGCGGGGGGCTTGTATCTGCTGACCTTTACCGGCTCTGCCTTCTCCCTGAATAAGGGCGATGGCCTGATTCTGCTCTGCGCCGTGGCTTTTGCGCTGCAGATCGCGTATACCGGCAGATACGCACCGCGTTATCCGGCCCTGCCGCTGGCGGCGCTTCAGCTCGGCTTCGTAGGCCTGCTCAGCATCGCCGCCTCCCTGCTTGTGGACGGAAGCGGCCCGCTGCTGCATAGCGGAGAGCTGCTCCGCCAGCCGGAGGTGCTCTCTGCTATGCTGATCTCCATCGGCCCGACCAGCGCCTTCGCCTTCTGGATTCAGACGGCTTGCCAGAAGTACACCACCCCGTCCAGGGTGGCGATCATCTATGCCATGGAGCCGGTGTTCGCTGCCGTCACCGGCCTGCTCTTCGGCGGAGAGACGCTGGGCGTATCCGCGCTGCTCGGCTGCGGCTGCATTCTGGCCGCTATGCTGCTGGCAGAGCTCAGCCCCGCGCCGTCCGGGACGCAGGCGGAGGGCTGA
- a CDS encoding metal-dependent hydrolase: MMGKSHLVISTGVTLSAMSLLGHAITLPAVAVAVVSSLLPDIDEPNSMLVRKAVPEFLLRILQVALIGAGIYLYFAGIAEPPWNIALALLVGSVSFLPSRRLRHLVMLLIALALFAFADAYDPWNYIAACVLVVASIVPHRGITHTLYAVAGWGALLYFVSLDMNDGGSLWIAGSLSYGLHLLADSLTQRGITPLPPIPFKLRLKLMSTGTKKGNAVEKVCVMLTLALVLYVFVLV; encoded by the coding sequence ATGATGGGCAAATCCCATTTAGTTATCAGCACCGGGGTTACCCTGTCCGCCATGAGCCTGCTAGGGCATGCTATTACCCTTCCGGCTGTTGCCGTCGCTGTGGTCAGCTCGCTGCTGCCCGATATCGACGAGCCGAATTCCATGCTGGTACGCAAGGCCGTGCCGGAGTTTTTGCTGCGTATTCTGCAGGTAGCGCTGATTGGAGCGGGCATTTATCTTTATTTTGCCGGGATAGCGGAGCCGCCCTGGAATATCGCACTGGCGCTGCTGGTGGGCAGCGTATCCTTCCTGCCCAGCCGCAGGCTGCGGCATCTGGTGATGCTGCTGATTGCGCTGGCCTTGTTTGCTTTTGCCGATGCTTATGATCCATGGAACTATATCGCCGCCTGTGTGCTGGTCGTTGCTTCCATAGTTCCTCACCGGGGAATCACGCATACGCTATATGCCGTTGCCGGATGGGGCGCGCTGCTGTACTTCGTCTCCCTTGACATGAATGACGGCGGCAGTCTGTGGATTGCCGGGAGCCTGTCCTACGGACTGCATTTGCTCGCCGACTCCCTGACCCAGCGCGGGATCACCCCGCTGCCTCCGATTCCCTTCAAGCTGCGGCTGAAGCTGATGAGCACCGGCACGAAGAAGGGCAACGCGGTGGAGAAAGTATGCGTGATGCTTACGCTGGCGCTGGTGTTGTATGTGTTCGTGCTTGTATAG